One part of the Dermacentor silvarum isolate Dsil-2018 chromosome 6, BIME_Dsil_1.4, whole genome shotgun sequence genome encodes these proteins:
- the LOC119455747 gene encoding palmitoyltransferase ZDHHC23-B isoform X1, with the protein MKTGHGGMHDDDPLCCCEYISEVGERSHILACLCDCEALDTAFDRLLKCRRVPAPYWSLVKDTVMDRIRVPWLGGAKRVETDVISPIILLPSALLLACHSWTMLMITFSALPFALFFIHRRCSRNRTRTKFFLSWTVSSLVVLLGVFQLEVVPYLEILFSENTVLMLAVAFTCLCAYLVHNCPPDVLAPSVAAEPVAKSAEATACSVSVPYTETEDSKCSVCQVVQPPRCSHCHLCGRCFLKRDHHCVWLDTCIGEKNHRAFILGLVGLLVSLVYGANLTLTTVCRPKMLWDTFLIPDNCFEVYEDIHISLCFVSAVYALLVAIPVVLMLLQQLWLVAINTTIYEMRRHRIGIHSHGVCSNCRSFWCPSWR; encoded by the exons ATGAAAACTGGTCACGGTGGGATGCATGATGACGACCCTCTTTGTTGCTGCGAGTACATCTCCGAAGTAGGCGAGCGATCTCACATTTTGGCATGTCTCTGCGACTGCGAAGCCTTAGATACCGCGTTTGACAG GCTCCTGAAGTGCCGTCGTGTTCCCGCACCTTACTGGTCGCTCGTCAAAGACACGGTGATGGACCGGATTCGGGTGCCTTGGCTCGGTGGCGCGAAGCGGGTGGAGACTGATGTCATCTCGCCGATTATCCTCCTACCCTCGGCCCTTTTACTGGCCTGCCATAGCTGGACAATGCTCATGATTACCTTTTCGGCACTGCCGTTTGCTCTCTTCTTCATACATCGACGGTGTTCCAGGAACAGAACGAGAACAAA GTTCTTCCTGTCATGGACTGTGTCATCCCTAGTGGTGCTGCTCGGCGTATTCCAGCTTGAAGTGGTACCCTACCTAGAGATTCTCTTCTCTGAGAACACTGTGCTCATGCTGGCAGTTGCCTTCACCTGCCTGTGTGCGTACCTAGTGCACAACTGCCCGCCTGACGTCTTGGCCCCAAGTGTCGCCGCGGAGCCTGTGGCCAAGTCAGCCGAAGCGACTGCGTGCAGTGTCAGTGTGCCCTACACAGAGACTGAGGATTCCAAGTGCTCTGTGTGCCAAGTGGTGCAGCCGCCACGCTGCAGCCATTGCCACCTCTGTGGTCGCTGCTTCCTCAAGAGGGATCACCACTGTGTCTG GTTGGACACCTGCATTGGTGAGAAGAACCATCGAGCTTTCATCCTTGGCCTGGTTGGCTTGCTGGTGTCTCTGGTGTACGGCGCAAACCTTACCCTGACTACTGTCTGTCGGCCAAAGATGCTTTGGGACACCTTTCTCATTCCAGACAACTGCTTCGAGGTTTATGAAGACATTCA CATATCACTGTGTTTCGTGTCCGCCGTGTACGCACTGCTGGTGGCCATCCCGGTGGTACTTATGCTTCTCCAGCAGCTCTGGCTCGTCGCCATCAACACAACAATCTACGAGATGCGTCGGCACAGGATTGGCATTCACAGCCACGGTGTCTGCAGCAACTGCCGCTCATTCTGGTGTCCCAGTTGGAGGTAG
- the LOC119455747 gene encoding palmitoyltransferase ZDHHC23 isoform X3: protein MKTGHGGMHDDDPLCCCEYISEVGERSHILACLCDCEALDTAFDRLLKCRRVPAPYWSLVKDTVMDRIRVPWLGGAKRVETDVISPIILLPSALLLACHSWTMLMITFSALPFALFFIHRRCSRNRTRTKFFLSWTVSSLVVLLGVFQLEVVPYLEILFSENTVLMLAVAFTCLCAYLVHNCPPDVLAPSVAAEPVAKSAEATACSVSVPYTETEDSKCSVCQVVQPPRCSHCHLCGRCFLKRDHHCVWLDTCIGEKNHRAFILGLVGLLVSLVYGANLTLTTVCRPKMLWDTFLIPDNCFEVYEDIQFSWNMPY from the exons ATGAAAACTGGTCACGGTGGGATGCATGATGACGACCCTCTTTGTTGCTGCGAGTACATCTCCGAAGTAGGCGAGCGATCTCACATTTTGGCATGTCTCTGCGACTGCGAAGCCTTAGATACCGCGTTTGACAG GCTCCTGAAGTGCCGTCGTGTTCCCGCACCTTACTGGTCGCTCGTCAAAGACACGGTGATGGACCGGATTCGGGTGCCTTGGCTCGGTGGCGCGAAGCGGGTGGAGACTGATGTCATCTCGCCGATTATCCTCCTACCCTCGGCCCTTTTACTGGCCTGCCATAGCTGGACAATGCTCATGATTACCTTTTCGGCACTGCCGTTTGCTCTCTTCTTCATACATCGACGGTGTTCCAGGAACAGAACGAGAACAAA GTTCTTCCTGTCATGGACTGTGTCATCCCTAGTGGTGCTGCTCGGCGTATTCCAGCTTGAAGTGGTACCCTACCTAGAGATTCTCTTCTCTGAGAACACTGTGCTCATGCTGGCAGTTGCCTTCACCTGCCTGTGTGCGTACCTAGTGCACAACTGCCCGCCTGACGTCTTGGCCCCAAGTGTCGCCGCGGAGCCTGTGGCCAAGTCAGCCGAAGCGACTGCGTGCAGTGTCAGTGTGCCCTACACAGAGACTGAGGATTCCAAGTGCTCTGTGTGCCAAGTGGTGCAGCCGCCACGCTGCAGCCATTGCCACCTCTGTGGTCGCTGCTTCCTCAAGAGGGATCACCACTGTGTCTG GTTGGACACCTGCATTGGTGAGAAGAACCATCGAGCTTTCATCCTTGGCCTGGTTGGCTTGCTGGTGTCTCTGGTGTACGGCGCAAACCTTACCCTGACTACTGTCTGTCGGCCAAAGATGCTTTGGGACACCTTTCTCATTCCAGACAACTGCTTCGAGGTTTATGAAGACATTCA
- the LOC119455747 gene encoding palmitoyltransferase ZDHHC23-B isoform X2 — protein sequence MLLKCRRVPAPYWSLVKDTVMDRIRVPWLGGAKRVETDVISPIILLPSALLLACHSWTMLMITFSALPFALFFIHRRCSRNRTRTKFFLSWTVSSLVVLLGVFQLEVVPYLEILFSENTVLMLAVAFTCLCAYLVHNCPPDVLAPSVAAEPVAKSAEATACSVSVPYTETEDSKCSVCQVVQPPRCSHCHLCGRCFLKRDHHCVWLDTCIGEKNHRAFILGLVGLLVSLVYGANLTLTTVCRPKMLWDTFLIPDNCFEVYEDIHISLCFVSAVYALLVAIPVVLMLLQQLWLVAINTTIYEMRRHRIGIHSHGVCSNCRSFWCPSWR from the exons AT GCTCCTGAAGTGCCGTCGTGTTCCCGCACCTTACTGGTCGCTCGTCAAAGACACGGTGATGGACCGGATTCGGGTGCCTTGGCTCGGTGGCGCGAAGCGGGTGGAGACTGATGTCATCTCGCCGATTATCCTCCTACCCTCGGCCCTTTTACTGGCCTGCCATAGCTGGACAATGCTCATGATTACCTTTTCGGCACTGCCGTTTGCTCTCTTCTTCATACATCGACGGTGTTCCAGGAACAGAACGAGAACAAA GTTCTTCCTGTCATGGACTGTGTCATCCCTAGTGGTGCTGCTCGGCGTATTCCAGCTTGAAGTGGTACCCTACCTAGAGATTCTCTTCTCTGAGAACACTGTGCTCATGCTGGCAGTTGCCTTCACCTGCCTGTGTGCGTACCTAGTGCACAACTGCCCGCCTGACGTCTTGGCCCCAAGTGTCGCCGCGGAGCCTGTGGCCAAGTCAGCCGAAGCGACTGCGTGCAGTGTCAGTGTGCCCTACACAGAGACTGAGGATTCCAAGTGCTCTGTGTGCCAAGTGGTGCAGCCGCCACGCTGCAGCCATTGCCACCTCTGTGGTCGCTGCTTCCTCAAGAGGGATCACCACTGTGTCTG GTTGGACACCTGCATTGGTGAGAAGAACCATCGAGCTTTCATCCTTGGCCTGGTTGGCTTGCTGGTGTCTCTGGTGTACGGCGCAAACCTTACCCTGACTACTGTCTGTCGGCCAAAGATGCTTTGGGACACCTTTCTCATTCCAGACAACTGCTTCGAGGTTTATGAAGACATTCA CATATCACTGTGTTTCGTGTCCGCCGTGTACGCACTGCTGGTGGCCATCCCGGTGGTACTTATGCTTCTCCAGCAGCTCTGGCTCGTCGCCATCAACACAACAATCTACGAGATGCGTCGGCACAGGATTGGCATTCACAGCCACGGTGTCTGCAGCAACTGCCGCTCATTCTGGTGTCCCAGTTGGAGGTAG
- the LOC119455747 gene encoding palmitoyltransferase ZDHHC23-B isoform X4 — protein MDRIRVPWLGGAKRVETDVISPIILLPSALLLACHSWTMLMITFSALPFALFFIHRRCSRNRTRTKFFLSWTVSSLVVLLGVFQLEVVPYLEILFSENTVLMLAVAFTCLCAYLVHNCPPDVLAPSVAAEPVAKSAEATACSVSVPYTETEDSKCSVCQVVQPPRCSHCHLCGRCFLKRDHHCVWLDTCIGEKNHRAFILGLVGLLVSLVYGANLTLTTVCRPKMLWDTFLIPDNCFEVYEDIHISLCFVSAVYALLVAIPVVLMLLQQLWLVAINTTIYEMRRHRIGIHSHGVCSNCRSFWCPSWR, from the exons ATGGACCGGATTCGGGTGCCTTGGCTCGGTGGCGCGAAGCGGGTGGAGACTGATGTCATCTCGCCGATTATCCTCCTACCCTCGGCCCTTTTACTGGCCTGCCATAGCTGGACAATGCTCATGATTACCTTTTCGGCACTGCCGTTTGCTCTCTTCTTCATACATCGACGGTGTTCCAGGAACAGAACGAGAACAAA GTTCTTCCTGTCATGGACTGTGTCATCCCTAGTGGTGCTGCTCGGCGTATTCCAGCTTGAAGTGGTACCCTACCTAGAGATTCTCTTCTCTGAGAACACTGTGCTCATGCTGGCAGTTGCCTTCACCTGCCTGTGTGCGTACCTAGTGCACAACTGCCCGCCTGACGTCTTGGCCCCAAGTGTCGCCGCGGAGCCTGTGGCCAAGTCAGCCGAAGCGACTGCGTGCAGTGTCAGTGTGCCCTACACAGAGACTGAGGATTCCAAGTGCTCTGTGTGCCAAGTGGTGCAGCCGCCACGCTGCAGCCATTGCCACCTCTGTGGTCGCTGCTTCCTCAAGAGGGATCACCACTGTGTCTG GTTGGACACCTGCATTGGTGAGAAGAACCATCGAGCTTTCATCCTTGGCCTGGTTGGCTTGCTGGTGTCTCTGGTGTACGGCGCAAACCTTACCCTGACTACTGTCTGTCGGCCAAAGATGCTTTGGGACACCTTTCTCATTCCAGACAACTGCTTCGAGGTTTATGAAGACATTCA CATATCACTGTGTTTCGTGTCCGCCGTGTACGCACTGCTGGTGGCCATCCCGGTGGTACTTATGCTTCTCCAGCAGCTCTGGCTCGTCGCCATCAACACAACAATCTACGAGATGCGTCGGCACAGGATTGGCATTCACAGCCACGGTGTCTGCAGCAACTGCCGCTCATTCTGGTGTCCCAGTTGGAGGTAG